A genomic segment from Nocardia cyriacigeorgica GUH-2 encodes:
- a CDS encoding SRPBCC family protein: MASTTVDTVIAAPRETVYRLFADRESISPYLPVQLKLVKPGTTEREGVGAQHHVGVGPVGVTEEITALVPGERMEYKIVKGAPVKRHVGIVTFADADGGTRVTYTMESEPSLPVPAKVLEAGLKVLITQFINGAKKAVR; the protein is encoded by the coding sequence ATGGCCAGCACCACCGTCGATACCGTCATCGCCGCACCGCGGGAGACCGTGTACCGGCTGTTCGCCGACCGCGAGAGCATCAGCCCCTACCTGCCCGTCCAGCTCAAGCTGGTCAAGCCGGGCACCACCGAACGCGAAGGCGTCGGCGCCCAGCATCACGTCGGCGTGGGGCCGGTCGGCGTCACCGAGGAGATCACCGCGCTGGTTCCCGGCGAGCGGATGGAATACAAGATCGTCAAGGGCGCGCCGGTCAAGCGGCACGTCGGGATCGTCACCTTCGCCGACGCCGACGGCGGCACCCGCGTCACCTACACCATGGAGTCGGAGCCGTCGCTGCCCGTGCCCGCCAAGGTGCTCGAGGCCGGCCTGAAGGTGCTGATCACCCAGTTCATCAACGGCGCCAAGAAGGCCGTGCGCTGA
- a CDS encoding gluconokinase, with translation MRSGRSAGVERGRVTPVLVVMGVSGSGKSTVARLLAEKLGWDMLEGDDLHPETNVAKMASGTPLTDDDRSPWLHRIAAWIDTRQSARRPGIVTCSALKRSYRDVLRRDGVIFVHLTGSPEQIRDRIGHRAGHFMPASLLQSQLDTLEPLEPDENGIVVEIGRPPAEEVAEVIAQLPPGN, from the coding sequence ATGCGGTCTGGCCGGAGTGCTGGCGTTGAGCGTGGTCGTGTGACGCCGGTCCTGGTCGTCATGGGTGTGTCGGGGTCCGGTAAATCGACGGTGGCGCGGCTGCTGGCGGAGAAGCTGGGCTGGGACATGCTCGAGGGCGACGACCTGCACCCCGAGACCAATGTGGCCAAGATGGCCTCGGGCACCCCGCTCACCGATGACGACCGCTCGCCCTGGCTGCACCGTATCGCCGCCTGGATCGACACCCGTCAGTCCGCCCGCCGCCCCGGCATCGTCACCTGTTCGGCGCTCAAACGCAGCTACCGGGACGTGCTGCGCCGCGACGGCGTGATCTTCGTGCACCTGACCGGCAGCCCCGAGCAGATCCGCGACCGCATCGGCCACCGCGCCGGCCACTTCATGCCCGCCTCACTGCTGCAATCCCAACTCGACACCCTCGAACCGCTCGAGCCCGACGAGAACGGCATCGTCGTCGAAATCGGGCGCCCGCCAGCGGAAGAGGTGGCCGAGGTGATCGCACAGCTGCCGCCCGGAAACTGA
- a CDS encoding GntP family permease has translation MSTGHLVIAAVAGIVVIVAAITWLKIHPFIALTVGAIGVGLGAGSGAAETVDSFVTGFGSTMGSVGILIGFGAMFGKLLADSGGATRVVDTLLNLSGPKLMPWTMGLVGAVIGLPMFFEIGVVLLMPVIILVARHSGLPLMRIAIPTLAGLSAMHGLVPPHPGPLVAVDALDANLGLTLAFGVLVAIPTVVVAGPLFGTLAARWVDVPVPELFTDSDDDEPGDKKPQPPFLVAIGTILLPVLLMLGKTLADVIAPDSTSALKTVLDFLGTPVVALGIGLLAGIVLLGYTARMSRDDIAATMNSSLPPIAGILLIVGAGGGFKQVLVDTGIADLIADAVQDSSLPVLFLAWLVAVLIRVATGSATVATVTASGILAPVAADLSNTHVSLMVLAIGSGSLFLSHVNDAGFWLVKEFLGLSVAQNLKSWTVMECLISVCGLAGVLALSVVV, from the coding sequence GTGAGCACCGGGCACCTGGTCATCGCCGCGGTCGCGGGCATCGTCGTCATCGTCGCCGCGATCACCTGGCTGAAGATTCATCCGTTCATCGCACTCACCGTCGGCGCCATCGGCGTCGGCCTCGGGGCCGGGTCCGGCGCCGCCGAGACCGTGGACAGTTTCGTCACTGGTTTCGGCTCCACCATGGGCAGTGTCGGCATCCTGATCGGCTTCGGCGCGATGTTCGGCAAACTGCTGGCAGACTCCGGCGGCGCTACCCGCGTGGTCGACACCCTGCTGAATCTGTCCGGCCCGAAACTGATGCCGTGGACGATGGGCCTGGTCGGTGCCGTCATCGGCCTGCCGATGTTCTTCGAGATCGGTGTCGTGCTGCTGATGCCGGTGATCATCTTGGTGGCCCGCCATTCCGGGCTGCCGTTGATGCGCATCGCCATCCCGACGCTGGCGGGCCTGTCGGCGATGCACGGACTGGTGCCGCCGCACCCCGGCCCACTCGTCGCCGTCGACGCTCTCGATGCCAATCTCGGACTCACCCTGGCCTTCGGCGTGCTGGTTGCGATCCCGACGGTCGTCGTGGCGGGCCCGCTGTTCGGCACCCTGGCGGCCCGCTGGGTCGACGTCCCGGTACCGGAGCTGTTCACCGACTCCGACGACGACGAACCCGGCGACAAGAAGCCCCAGCCGCCCTTCCTGGTCGCCATCGGCACGATCCTGTTGCCGGTGCTGCTCATGCTCGGCAAAACTCTCGCCGACGTGATCGCTCCCGACTCCACGTCGGCGCTGAAGACCGTCCTGGATTTCCTCGGCACGCCCGTCGTCGCGCTCGGCATCGGTCTGCTGGCCGGCATCGTGCTGCTCGGCTACACCGCCCGGATGAGCCGCGACGACATCGCCGCGACCATGAACAGCTCCTTGCCACCGATCGCGGGCATCCTGCTGATCGTCGGCGCCGGCGGCGGTTTCAAACAGGTCCTGGTCGATACCGGCATTGCCGACCTGATCGCCGACGCCGTGCAGGACAGCAGCCTGCCGGTGCTGTTTCTGGCCTGGCTGGTGGCTGTGCTCATCCGGGTCGCGACCGGATCGGCTACCGTCGCCACCGTCACCGCGTCCGGGATTCTGGCGCCGGTGGCCGCCGACCTGTCCAACACCCACGTCTCGCTGATGGTGCTGGCGATCGGATCCGGCTCGCTGTTCCTGTCCCATGTCAACGACGCCGGGTTTTGGTTGGTGAAAGAGTTTCTCGGGCTGTCGGTTGCGCAAAACCTCAAATCGTGGACGGTGATGGAATGCCTGATATCGGTATGCGGTCTGGCCGGAGTGCTGGCGTTGAGCGTGGTCGTGTGA
- the steA gene encoding putative cytokinetic ring protein SteA: MKMLALLSKNTETLPGRTGIARVDRNTRRLLKRVGPGDIVVLDEMDLDRLTADRLVEAGVVAVINTSPSISGRYPNLGPEVLVANDILLLDTVSSDAFTKIKDGAKIRIDGGVVYADRLTKKEPEVLVEAIELTEAAIAERMIEARNGLADHLEAFAGNTIEFVRTESALLIDGIGVPDLELEMRGRHVVVVGDGPGHAEDLKKLKPFIKEYAPIMVGVGRGADTLTKGGYQPDLIVGDPDEITTATLKSGAEVILPADTDGHAKGLERIQDLGIGATTFPSSGAPTDLALLLAHHHGAALIVTAGAAASLDEFFDRGRRDSNPATFLTRLKVGSTLMDATAVATLYRNRASGTAIALVVLAALIAVIVVVLASNSGAEVLDWTVQTWDRLVLWARDLWRGGGA; this comes from the coding sequence ATGAAGATGCTGGCGTTGTTGTCGAAGAACACCGAGACGCTGCCCGGTCGCACCGGAATAGCCCGGGTGGACCGCAACACCCGGCGTTTGCTCAAACGGGTCGGCCCCGGCGATATCGTGGTGCTCGACGAGATGGATCTGGACCGGCTCACCGCCGATCGCCTCGTCGAGGCGGGCGTGGTCGCGGTCATCAATACCTCGCCGTCGATCTCCGGGCGCTACCCCAACCTCGGCCCGGAAGTCCTGGTGGCCAACGACATTCTGCTGCTGGACACGGTCAGCTCGGATGCGTTCACCAAGATCAAGGACGGTGCCAAGATCCGCATCGACGGCGGCGTCGTCTATGCGGATCGGCTCACCAAGAAGGAGCCCGAGGTTCTCGTCGAGGCCATCGAACTCACCGAGGCGGCCATCGCGGAGCGGATGATCGAGGCGCGCAACGGACTCGCCGATCATCTGGAAGCCTTCGCCGGCAACACGATCGAATTCGTGCGCACCGAATCGGCGCTGCTCATCGACGGTATCGGGGTGCCGGATCTGGAGCTGGAGATGCGCGGCAGGCATGTGGTCGTCGTCGGTGACGGCCCCGGTCATGCCGAGGATCTGAAGAAGCTCAAGCCGTTCATCAAGGAGTACGCCCCGATCATGGTGGGCGTCGGGCGCGGCGCCGACACCCTCACCAAAGGCGGCTACCAGCCGGACCTGATCGTCGGCGACCCGGACGAGATCACCACCGCCACATTGAAATCCGGAGCCGAGGTGATCCTGCCCGCCGACACCGACGGGCATGCCAAGGGCCTGGAACGCATCCAGGATCTCGGCATCGGCGCGACGACGTTCCCGTCCTCGGGTGCGCCGACGGATCTGGCGCTGCTGCTGGCCCACCATCACGGTGCGGCGCTGATCGTCACCGCCGGAGCCGCCGCCTCGCTCGACGAATTCTTCGACCGCGGGCGCCGCGACAGCAATCCGGCGACGTTCCTGACCCGGCTCAAGGTCGGCTCCACGCTGATGGACGCCACCGCGGTGGCCACGCTGTATCGCAACCGGGCCTCCGGTACCGCGATCGCGCTGGTGGTGCTGGCCGCGCTGATCGCGGTGATCGTGGTGGTGCTGGCCTCCAATTCCGGTGCCGAGGTGCTGGATTGGACGGTGCAGACCTGGGATCGGCTCGTGCTGTGGGCGCGGGATCTATGGCGTGGGGGAGGCGCGTGA
- a CDS encoding copper transporter: MISLRQHAISIAAIFLALALGVVLGSQTLASDLLSGLRSDKDDLRAQVDSLSAQNQRLTGQLNGADAFIAGSAPRILGGTLADRSVVVFTTPDADPGDVDGVVAALQTAGAAVAGRIAFTDAFVDATEGDRMRSTLTNIIPAGAELRTGAVDQGSLAGDLLGLVLLLDPATGQPRSTPQELGLALETLRGGGFLAYGDTPVQPAQLAVVVTGDGAKADENSRGANIARFAGTLRARAAGVVLAGRPGAAEGAGPLAVVRDDAPLAAAVTTVDNLDRDLGRITTALALSEQLAGRTGRYGTGPTATSLTLAALPG; the protein is encoded by the coding sequence GTGATCTCGCTGCGCCAGCATGCGATCTCGATCGCGGCGATCTTTCTCGCGCTCGCCCTCGGTGTGGTGCTCGGCTCGCAGACCCTGGCCTCGGATCTGCTGTCGGGGCTGCGCAGCGACAAGGATGATCTGCGTGCCCAGGTCGACTCGCTCAGCGCGCAGAACCAGCGCTTGACCGGGCAGTTGAACGGCGCCGATGCCTTCATCGCCGGTTCCGCGCCGCGCATACTCGGCGGAACTCTCGCCGACCGCAGCGTGGTCGTGTTCACCACCCCCGACGCCGATCCCGGTGACGTGGACGGCGTCGTGGCGGCCTTGCAGACCGCCGGTGCCGCCGTCGCCGGACGGATCGCGTTCACCGACGCCTTCGTCGACGCCACCGAGGGCGACCGGATGCGCTCCACCCTCACCAACATCATTCCCGCGGGCGCCGAACTGCGCACCGGCGCCGTCGACCAGGGCAGCCTGGCCGGCGATCTGCTCGGCCTGGTGCTGCTGCTCGACCCGGCCACCGGACAGCCGCGCAGCACCCCGCAGGAGCTCGGCCTGGCGCTGGAAACGCTGCGCGGCGGCGGATTCCTCGCCTACGGCGACACCCCCGTGCAGCCGGCGCAGCTGGCCGTCGTCGTCACCGGTGACGGTGCGAAGGCCGACGAGAACAGTCGCGGCGCCAATATCGCCCGCTTCGCCGGCACCCTGCGCGCCCGCGCCGCCGGCGTCGTCCTCGCCGGCCGCCCCGGCGCCGCCGAAGGCGCGGGCCCCCTCGCCGTCGTCCGCGACGACGCCCCCCTCGCCGCCGCCGTCACCACCGTCGACAACCTCGACCGCGACCTCGGCCGCATCACCACCGCCCTCGCCCTATCTGAACAACTGGCCGGCCGCACCGGCCGCTACGGCACCGGCCCCACCGCCACCTCCCTCACCCTCGCCGCCCTCCCGGGCTGA